In Anaerostipes hadrus ATCC 29173 = JCM 17467, a single genomic region encodes these proteins:
- the rlmB gene encoding 23S rRNA (guanosine(2251)-2'-O)-methyltransferase RlmB, with amino-acid sequence MNHKEDLIAGRNAVIEALRAKKPIDKIFVLDGCQDGPIRTIVREAKKTDAILKFVDKERLNQLTNEHHQGVVAIVAAYEYGTIEDLFKRAEEKGEDPFFILLDGIEDPHNLGAIIRTANLAGAHGVIIPKHRAVGITPTVAKTSAGAINYTPVVKVTNIGKTMDELKERGMWFACADMDGEVIYRQNLTGSIGLVIGNEGSGVSRLVKEKCDFISSIPMKGDIDSLNASVAAGVLAFEVVRQRLGK; translated from the coding sequence ATGAATCATAAAGAAGATCTGATCGCAGGGCGTAATGCCGTGATCGAGGCTTTAAGAGCAAAGAAACCAATCGACAAGATTTTTGTATTGGATGGATGTCAGGATGGACCGATCCGTACGATCGTAAGAGAGGCAAAGAAAACAGATGCGATTCTTAAATTTGTAGATAAAGAACGCTTGAATCAGCTGACAAATGAACATCATCAGGGAGTTGTTGCAATTGTCGCAGCATATGAATATGGAACGATTGAGGATCTGTTTAAAAGAGCAGAAGAAAAGGGTGAGGATCCTTTCTTTATCCTGTTAGATGGGATTGAAGACCCTCATAATCTTGGGGCGATCATTCGTACAGCAAATCTTGCAGGTGCACATGGAGTGATCATTCCAAAGCATCGTGCAGTTGGAATTACACCAACCGTAGCAAAAACATCTGCAGGTGCGATCAATTATACACCAGTTGTGAAAGTAACAAATATTGGAAAAACAATGGATGAACTAAAAGAACGTGGTATGTGGTTTGCATGTGCAGATATGGATGGAGAAGTGATTTATCGTCAGAATCTGACAGGATCGATCGGGCTTGTTATTGGAAATGAAGGAAGCGGTGTGAGCCGTTTGGTAAAGGAAAAGTGTGACTTTATCTCATCTATTCCAATGAAAGGAGATATTGATTCACTGAATGCTTCTGTAGCAGCAGGTGTTCTGGCGTTTGAAGTTGTAAGACAACGACTGGGAAAATAA
- a CDS encoding 2-isopropylmalate synthase, which translates to MMNPSKYERQYFMPPETSLDWTKKEYITKAPTWCSVDLRDGNQALIIPMSLDEKVEFFKLLVKVGFKEIEVGFPAASETEYTFLRTLIENDLIPDDVTIQVLTQAREHIIKKTFEALKGAKRAIVHVYNSTSVAQREQVFKKSKEEIMKIATDGAKLLKRLADETDGNFLFEYSPESFTGTEIDYALDVCNAVLDVWQPRPDWKVIINLPVTVQLSMPHVYASQIEYMSKHMKYRENVVLSLHPHNDRGCGVADTELALLAGADRVEGTLFGNGERTGNVDIITLALNMYTHGVDPKLDFSNLPELTKVYERLTRMSVYERQPYTGQLVFAAFSGSHQDAIAKGMHWRDEKHPEHWNIPYLPIDPHDVGREYESDVIRINSQSGKGGISYVLEENFGFHIPGKMREDVGYTVKDVSDKRHQELVPRDILKVFKEVYVNIDDPCKLKEVHFVQKDGGIEAEISLEKSGVPKLYHGKGNGRLDAVSNALQRHSDMHYSIVTYQEHALNVGSNSQACAYVGVQEPNGNVTWGSGIHEDIITASVLALISAVNRLDQ; encoded by the coding sequence ATGATGAACCCAAGCAAATATGAAAGACAATATTTTATGCCACCTGAAACGTCCCTTGACTGGACAAAGAAAGAATATATCACAAAAGCACCTACATGGTGTAGTGTTGACCTTCGTGATGGAAATCAGGCTCTGATCATTCCGATGAGTCTTGATGAAAAAGTTGAATTTTTTAAACTTTTAGTAAAGGTTGGTTTCAAAGAGATTGAAGTTGGTTTCCCTGCTGCTTCAGAAACAGAATATACATTTTTACGTACTTTGATTGAAAATGATCTGATCCCTGATGATGTTACCATTCAGGTTTTAACACAGGCAAGAGAACATATCATTAAAAAGACTTTCGAAGCTTTAAAAGGCGCAAAAAGAGCGATCGTTCATGTATATAACTCTACTTCTGTTGCACAGCGTGAACAGGTATTTAAAAAATCCAAAGAAGAGATCATGAAAATTGCAACAGACGGTGCAAAATTATTAAAACGCCTGGCTGATGAGACAGACGGTAACTTCTTATTTGAATACTCTCCAGAAAGTTTTACTGGTACAGAGATCGACTATGCATTAGATGTATGTAATGCCGTTCTTGACGTATGGCAGCCTCGGCCAGACTGGAAGGTCATCATCAATCTTCCTGTAACTGTACAGCTTTCAATGCCTCACGTATATGCCAGCCAGATCGAATATATGAGCAAACATATGAAATACCGTGAAAACGTAGTTTTATCTCTTCATCCACATAATGACCGTGGATGCGGTGTTGCTGATACAGAACTTGCCTTACTTGCAGGTGCTGATCGTGTCGAGGGTACTTTATTTGGAAATGGTGAACGTACAGGTAACGTTGACATTATCACTCTTGCATTAAATATGTATACACACGGTGTTGATCCAAAACTGGACTTCTCTAACTTACCAGAACTTACAAAAGTCTATGAAAGATTAACAAGAATGTCCGTTTACGAACGTCAGCCATACACAGGACAGTTGGTATTTGCTGCCTTCTCTGGATCTCATCAGGATGCGATTGCCAAAGGTATGCACTGGAGAGACGAAAAACATCCAGAGCACTGGAATATCCCATATCTTCCAATCGATCCACACGATGTTGGACGTGAATACGAAAGTGATGTTATCCGTATCAACAGTCAGTCTGGTAAAGGCGGTATCAGCTATGTACTAGAAGAAAACTTTGGATTCCATATTCCTGGAAAAATGCGTGAAGATGTAGGATACACAGTCAAAGATGTATCTGATAAACGCCATCAGGAATTAGTTCCAAGAGATATCTTAAAAGTATTCAAAGAAGTTTACGTAAATATTGATGATCCATGCAAATTAAAAGAAGTGCACTTCGTACAGAAAGACGGTGGCATCGAAGCAGAAATCTCTTTAGAGAAATCTGGTGTTCCAAAACTTTACCACGGAAAAGGAAATGGTCGTCTGGATGCTGTAAGTAACGCTTTACAGAGACACAGTGATATGCATTACTCTATCGTTACTTATCAGGAACACGCTTTAAATGTTGGTTCTAACTCTCAGGCTTGTGCTTATGTTGGAGTTCAAGAACCAAATGGTAATGTTACTTGGGGATCCGGAATCCACGAAGACATCATTACTGCTTCTGTATTAGCACTGATCAGCGCTGTAAACCGATTAGATCAGTAG
- the cysS gene encoding cysteine--tRNA ligase translates to MKIYNTLTRQKEEFVPVHPGKVGMYVCGPTVYNYIHIGNARPMIIFDTVRRYFEYKGYEVNYVSNFTDVDDKIIKKANEEGVTATEIAERYIKECKQDMEALNIKPATHQPRATEEIGGMIKMIQTLIKKGHAYEVDGTVYFKTRSFKDYGKLSKKNIDDLEAGHREIKVTGEEGKEDPLDFVLWKPKKEGEIAWDSPWGEGRPGWHIECSEMSKKYIGDTIDIHAGGEDLIFPHHENEIAQSEACNGEKFANYWMHNGFLNINNKKMSKSAGNFFTVREIGEKYPLQVIRFFMLSAHYRTPLNFSDTLVESAKTGLDRILTAIDLCREMAAKEETGSLSKEETEHFANIEVLVKKFEDAMEDDFNTADAVSAIFEIVRESNSTVKDFSADYAKKVLKVLEDLCSVLGIETTKEEEILDEEIEKLIEERQAARKNKDFARADEIRDQLLEQGIVLKDTREGVKWSRA, encoded by the coding sequence ATGAAAATCTACAATACACTGACAAGACAAAAAGAAGAATTTGTACCGGTGCATCCAGGGAAAGTTGGAATGTATGTTTGTGGGCCAACGGTGTATAACTACATTCATATTGGAAATGCAAGACCAATGATCATTTTTGATACGGTGCGCCGTTACTTTGAATATAAAGGATATGAAGTAAATTATGTTTCAAACTTCACAGATGTCGATGACAAGATTATTAAGAAGGCAAATGAAGAAGGTGTAACAGCAACAGAGATCGCAGAAAGATATATTAAGGAATGCAAACAAGATATGGAAGCGTTAAATATCAAACCTGCAACCCACCAGCCAAGAGCGACAGAAGAAATCGGTGGAATGATCAAAATGATTCAGACATTGATCAAAAAAGGGCATGCATATGAAGTAGATGGAACTGTATACTTTAAGACAAGATCTTTTAAAGATTATGGAAAACTCTCCAAGAAAAATATTGATGATCTAGAAGCAGGACATCGCGAGATCAAGGTAACAGGAGAAGAAGGAAAGGAAGATCCTCTTGATTTTGTATTATGGAAACCAAAGAAAGAAGGAGAAATCGCATGGGATTCTCCATGGGGAGAAGGAAGACCAGGATGGCATATTGAGTGTTCTGAGATGTCTAAGAAATATATCGGAGATACAATTGATATTCATGCAGGTGGAGAAGACTTGATCTTCCCTCATCATGAAAATGAGATCGCACAGAGTGAAGCATGCAATGGGGAGAAGTTTGCGAATTACTGGATGCATAATGGTTTCTTAAATATCAACAATAAGAAAATGTCTAAATCAGCAGGAAACTTCTTTACAGTGCGTGAAATTGGAGAAAAGTATCCATTACAGGTGATCCGTTTCTTCATGTTAAGTGCACACTACAGAACCCCATTAAACTTCAGTGATACTTTAGTAGAAAGTGCAAAAACAGGATTAGACCGTATCTTGACAGCGATCGATCTATGCAGAGAGATGGCAGCTAAAGAAGAAACAGGTTCTTTAAGCAAAGAAGAAACAGAACATTTTGCTAATATAGAAGTACTTGTAAAGAAATTTGAAGATGCAATGGAAGATGACTTTAACACAGCAGATGCAGTTTCGGCTATTTTTGAGATCGTGCGTGAATCAAACTCAACAGTGAAAGACTTCAGTGCAGACTATGCAAAGAAAGTACTAAAAGTATTAGAAGATCTTTGCAGCGTTCTTGGAATTGAAACAACAAAAGAAGAAGAGATCCTAGATGAAGAAATCGAAAAACTGATCGAAGAACGTCAGGCGGCAAGAAAGAACAAAGATTTTGCAAGAGCAGACGAGATCAGAGACCAGTTATTAGAGCAGGGTATCGTATTAAAAGATACAAGAGAAGGTGTAAAATGGAGCAGAGCTTAA
- a CDS encoding sigma-70 family RNA polymerase sigma factor codes for MKELKTISDEKLLRQIQSGNDDAMECLLERYRDMVRKEARSFFLAGGDEEDLIQEGMIGLFKAVTSYQEEKNTSFSTFAYLCVQRQIYTTITAFNRKKHIPLNTAISLFEQKNQEEELSLDEILETPEETPEEMMLRKEELNDYYKMLDQNLSKFEKQVMYHYLNGETYTTIAKKLGKSDKSIDNAIQRIRRKIRNDQES; via the coding sequence ATGAAAGAATTAAAAACAATTTCTGATGAGAAATTGCTCAGACAGATCCAAAGCGGTAATGATGATGCGATGGAATGTCTGTTAGAGAGATACAGGGATATGGTAAGGAAAGAGGCAAGGAGCTTTTTTCTTGCAGGTGGGGATGAAGAAGATCTGATCCAGGAAGGAATGATCGGGCTTTTTAAAGCAGTGACATCCTATCAGGAAGAAAAAAACACTTCGTTTTCAACGTTTGCTTATCTGTGTGTGCAAAGACAGATCTATACAACGATCACTGCATTTAACAGAAAAAAACATATTCCGTTGAATACAGCAATCTCTCTGTTTGAACAAAAGAATCAGGAAGAAGAATTATCATTGGATGAAATCTTAGAAACTCCGGAGGAAACTCCGGAGGAGATGATGCTTCGAAAGGAAGAATTAAATGATTATTACAAAATGCTTGACCAGAATTTAAGTAAATTCGAAAAACAGGTGATGTATCATTATCTGAATGGAGAAACATATACAACGATTGCAAAAAAACTTGGAAAAAGTGATAAATCCATTGATAATGCGATTCAGAGGATTCGCAGGAAGATCAGAAATGATCAGGAAAGTTAA
- a CDS encoding biotin transporter BioY → MEQQTMKIQDLTLIALMAALTCILGPMSITLPFTPVPISFTNLVIYFAVMVIGMKRGTISYLVYLLIGAVGLPVFSGFSGGLAKLAGPTGGYLVGFIFLALISGFFVEKFSGNIVMAVIGMVLGTAVTYAFGTIWLCAQMHLTFVQGLYAGVIPYLPGDAAKIVIAIIVGSAVKKAVVKARVLPE, encoded by the coding sequence ATGGAACAACAAACAATGAAAATTCAGGATTTAACACTGATTGCATTAATGGCAGCATTAACTTGTATTTTAGGACCAATGTCGATCACATTGCCATTTACACCAGTACCGATTTCATTTACGAACTTGGTGATTTATTTTGCAGTAATGGTCATTGGGATGAAACGTGGAACAATCAGTTATCTTGTATACCTTCTGATCGGAGCAGTAGGACTTCCAGTATTTTCAGGATTTAGTGGTGGGCTTGCTAAACTTGCAGGACCAACAGGGGGATATTTGGTTGGGTTTATCTTTTTGGCATTGATCAGTGGATTCTTTGTAGAAAAATTCTCAGGGAACATAGTGATGGCAGTAATTGGTATGGTACTTGGAACAGCAGTAACATATGCATTTGGAACGATCTGGCTGTGTGCACAGATGCATTTAACATTTGTACAGGGATTATATGCAGGTGTGATTCCATATCTTCCAGGAGATGCGGCAAAGATCGTGATCGCGATCATTGTAGGAAGTGCAGTGAAGAAGGCTGTTGTGAAGGCGAGAGTTTTACCAGAATAA
- a CDS encoding sugar O-acetyltransferase yields the protein MTEKQKMLMGILYNAEDQALIEERNHAKSLTRQFNEHWEDKGRRNYLIGQIFGSLGKNVHLEAPIYLDYGYRTTIGSDFFSNFNLTILDGGGVEIGNHVFIGPNVGIYTANHPADVRRREKGYEWALPVKIGDKVWIGGGVTILPGVTIGDNSVIGAGSVVTKDIPANVVAAGNPCRIIKEAEEGDRYGIIDEKNGQQSIK from the coding sequence ATGACGGAAAAACAAAAAATGTTGATGGGAATTTTATATAATGCAGAGGATCAAGCTCTGATAGAAGAGAGGAACCATGCAAAATCTCTAACCAGACAGTTTAATGAACATTGGGAAGATAAAGGACGTCGGAATTATCTGATAGGACAGATATTTGGAAGTCTTGGGAAGAATGTTCATCTGGAAGCGCCCATTTATCTGGATTATGGATATAGGACAACGATTGGAAGTGACTTTTTCTCAAACTTTAATCTGACGATTTTAGATGGCGGAGGAGTTGAAATCGGGAATCATGTTTTTATAGGTCCGAATGTAGGAATTTATACTGCGAACCACCCAGCAGATGTGAGGAGACGAGAAAAGGGATATGAATGGGCCCTCCCAGTTAAGATTGGAGATAAAGTATGGATTGGCGGAGGGGTTACGATTCTTCCTGGAGTTACGATCGGCGACAATAGTGTGATCGGTGCAGGAAGTGTTGTAACAAAGGATATTCCTGCCAATGTAGTTGCTGCAGGTAATCCATGCAGGATCATCAAAGAAGCGGAAGAAGGAGACAGATATGGGATTATTGACGAGAAAAACGGACAGCAATCCATTAAGTAA
- the epsC gene encoding serine O-acetyltransferase EpsC, protein MGFREFAKSQYDTIKLRDPALREEKEVFLYPYVKALYWHRVAHELYKKGEFYKARKISQKWARKTGIEIHPGAQIGEGFFIDHGHGVVIGETTIIGNNVTLYQGVTLGGTGNETGKRHPTIEDNVMISSGAKVLGSITIGKNSKIGAGSVVVSDVPPNSTVVGVPGKVVKQDGERVNRIQSIVLDQIDLPNPVDMDIEKLARENAELRQALETFIIHYQNSEAIRREKEK, encoded by the coding sequence ATGGGTTTTCGAGAATTTGCGAAAAGCCAATATGATACGATCAAACTAAGAGATCCTGCGTTAAGGGAAGAGAAAGAAGTTTTTTTGTATCCTTATGTAAAAGCACTGTATTGGCATCGTGTTGCACACGAATTATATAAGAAAGGAGAGTTTTACAAAGCTAGAAAGATTTCTCAGAAATGGGCGAGAAAAACTGGAATTGAGATTCATCCAGGTGCACAGATCGGAGAAGGGTTCTTTATTGACCATGGGCATGGAGTGGTCATTGGCGAGACGACGATCATCGGAAATAATGTGACCTTATATCAAGGTGTTACATTAGGTGGAACTGGAAATGAAACTGGAAAACGTCATCCAACGATTGAAGATAATGTTATGATCAGTTCAGGTGCTAAGGTTTTGGGCTCTATCACAATTGGAAAGAACTCAAAGATTGGTGCAGGAAGTGTTGTTGTATCTGATGTACCGCCGAATTCTACTGTTGTCGGAGTTCCAGGTAAGGTAGTTAAACAGGATGGAGAGAGAGTCAATCGCATTCAGAGTATTGTGCTTGACCAGATCGATCTTCCAAATCCAGTCGATATGGATATCGAAAAGCTCGCAAGAGAGAATGCTGAATTACGACAGGCACTGGAAACATTTATTATACATTATCAAAATTCAGAAGCAATCAGAAGGGAAAAAGAAAAATGA
- a CDS encoding Mini-ribonuclease 3, with product MEQSLIQKIKEGLYLDGLDPKSYSPLSLAYIGDAIYEIVIRTIVMSAGNMSVNKYHKKSSSMVKASAQKEVFEKIEPFLTEEEMAVYKRGRNSKSGSVAKNASMMDYRKATGVEALVGYLYLAGDMDRIIELIGIGFDLNKKEEIGEEHES from the coding sequence ATGGAGCAGAGCTTAATTCAAAAGATCAAAGAAGGATTGTATCTTGATGGATTGGATCCCAAAAGTTACTCTCCATTATCTCTTGCTTACATTGGAGATGCGATCTATGAGATCGTGATCCGAACGATCGTTATGTCTGCAGGGAATATGAGTGTGAATAAGTACCACAAAAAATCAAGCAGTATGGTCAAAGCTTCTGCACAAAAAGAAGTGTTTGAAAAGATCGAGCCATTTTTGACAGAAGAAGAAATGGCTGTTTATAAACGTGGAAGAAATTCCAAATCAGGTTCTGTTGCAAAGAATGCATCTATGATGGATTACAGAAAAGCAACTGGAGTGGAAGCTTTGGTTGGATATTTATATCTGGCAGGAGATATGGACCGCATCATCGAATTGATCGGGATCGGTTTTGATTTGAATAAAAAAGAAGAAATAGGAGAAGAACATGAATCATAA
- a CDS encoding glycosyl hydrolase 53 family protein, with protein sequence MNKVKKILTTLMAATLTVSTGLTSMPMFAHNVKAESKAETISSDTNDMSQYKKINGISSQTVLGADFSHYQLQKNAWKKVWKNYKGIEVTNVFEYVRSQGINTISVKVAVNPTKDKEGNESYLSLENAKKTLKEAKKAGLKTNVTLLYSDDITYAGVQKLPDGWDTDSAEEKALEYTKNVIKELKAADTVPTMITIGNEVNYNFLNMSSGDGWEGFVAMSKISKMIREEGIKPAVSVSAPTADASDIQWIIGKLGNADVDYDYIGVNIYPDTHNDNYVKTLKNTVEEKAAGKQMIISSVKCPWKDSEGKASITTQTKSIYDYLQATINEKNAGGLIYDDADFVGAWDSFFDENGQAMSSLAIFAYAQGNQVDVSSYKDPWEYGGDTGLKDQKVTIKKVKGMSESSIRGMDISSYLALKKAGVKYYDYEGNETPLLKVLHDNGINYIRIRIWNDPFNADGKTYGGGGNDVSTGVEIAKEAAQYDMKVLLDFHYSDFWAEPAVQLVPKAWKKDVNNTEKMCSDVYDFTKESIQKFKDAGANIGMVQVGNEITNGLLGIYSNRDKGESFNVIWGDKKKSTEVNKYLKAGIKAVREYTPQALVALHLETPNVWKYKTIMNTWKRDNVDYDVLGSSYYPFWSIAAKANTPKTLKDVQTLAASYGKMFAVFETSWVNSLNDGDGTPNSIGDSTNTGAYEVGPQGQVNELTDLYDTVLSQDNGLGTFYWEGAWIPVKAGWKNWEYNKQIADQYGTGWASKGALGYFPDSKMYYKGKAAWGGTSWDNQALFDINGYPLQSLKFYKDSVSKGKEQIIALKIVDKNGKEVYPTQYIKVEVGKTRKITLPKFSGYYPSNKNYQLTVKGVKEENATQSVVYTRTAAGPAISYNYRVKVTKKNYKLYKNFKWKKSKTKVYKKTYVAKYRYDHKNGNKYLALYTKSGKFVGYINKKAVKRLGSATQPEQGKAYTYGKRVKIKSKKYKLYKNFKWKKSKTKVYKKTYVAKYRYKHENGNKYLALYTKSGKFVGYINTKAAKVVK encoded by the coding sequence ATGAACAAAGTTAAAAAGATATTGACAACATTGATGGCAGCAACATTAACTGTTTCAACAGGATTAACATCCATGCCAATGTTTGCACATAACGTAAAAGCGGAGTCAAAGGCAGAAACAATAAGCAGTGATACGAATGATATGTCACAGTATAAGAAAATAAATGGAATCAGCAGTCAGACGGTTTTAGGAGCAGATTTTTCCCATTATCAACTGCAAAAAAATGCGTGGAAAAAAGTCTGGAAAAATTACAAAGGAATCGAAGTTACCAATGTGTTTGAATATGTAAGATCACAGGGAATCAATACGATTTCTGTGAAAGTTGCAGTGAATCCAACAAAAGATAAAGAGGGTAATGAAAGCTATCTGTCTTTAGAAAACGCTAAGAAGACATTAAAAGAAGCCAAGAAAGCAGGATTAAAAACAAATGTTACATTGTTATATTCTGATGATATAACGTATGCAGGGGTGCAGAAATTACCAGATGGTTGGGATACTGATTCAGCAGAAGAAAAAGCGCTGGAGTATACAAAAAATGTCATCAAAGAATTGAAGGCAGCAGATACAGTCCCAACGATGATCACGATTGGAAATGAAGTAAACTATAATTTCTTAAATATGAGTAGTGGAGATGGATGGGAAGGCTTTGTTGCAATGAGCAAAATCTCGAAAATGATCAGAGAAGAAGGAATCAAACCGGCTGTTAGTGTATCGGCACCAACAGCAGATGCTTCAGATATTCAATGGATCATTGGAAAATTAGGAAATGCTGATGTTGATTATGATTATATTGGAGTAAACATCTATCCGGATACACACAATGACAATTATGTAAAAACATTAAAGAATACAGTAGAAGAAAAGGCAGCAGGAAAGCAGATGATCATTTCCAGTGTCAAATGTCCATGGAAAGATTCAGAAGGAAAAGCCAGTATAACGACACAGACAAAGAGCATTTATGATTATCTTCAGGCAACGATCAATGAGAAAAATGCAGGTGGATTGATCTACGATGATGCAGATTTTGTCGGGGCATGGGACTCATTCTTTGATGAAAATGGACAAGCAATGTCTTCACTTGCAATCTTTGCTTATGCACAAGGAAATCAGGTTGATGTAAGTAGCTACAAAGATCCATGGGAATACGGTGGAGATACAGGATTAAAAGATCAAAAAGTAACGATCAAAAAAGTCAAAGGAATGTCTGAGAGTTCTATCCGAGGAATGGATATTTCATCTTATCTTGCATTAAAGAAAGCAGGAGTGAAATATTATGATTATGAAGGAAATGAGACACCGTTATTAAAAGTACTTCATGATAATGGAATCAACTATATCAGGATCAGGATCTGGAATGATCCGTTTAATGCAGATGGGAAAACCTATGGCGGTGGTGGAAATGATGTTTCCACAGGTGTAGAGATCGCAAAAGAGGCAGCCCAATATGATATGAAAGTTCTGCTTGATTTTCATTATTCGGATTTCTGGGCAGAACCAGCGGTTCAGTTAGTTCCAAAAGCATGGAAAAAGGATGTAAATAATACAGAAAAGATGTGTTCAGATGTATATGATTTCACCAAAGAATCTATTCAGAAATTTAAAGATGCTGGGGCAAACATTGGAATGGTTCAGGTAGGAAATGAAATTACCAACGGACTTCTTGGAATATACTCTAACAGAGACAAAGGAGAATCTTTTAATGTCATCTGGGGAGATAAAAAGAAATCAACAGAAGTAAATAAATATTTAAAAGCCGGAATTAAAGCAGTCAGAGAATATACACCGCAGGCTTTGGTTGCATTACATCTTGAAACACCAAATGTATGGAAATACAAAACGATCATGAATACATGGAAGAGAGATAATGTGGACTATGATGTTTTAGGATCTTCATATTATCCATTCTGGTCCATTGCAGCAAAAGCAAATACGCCAAAGACATTGAAAGATGTGCAGACACTGGCCGCTTCCTATGGAAAGATGTTTGCAGTATTTGAGACAAGCTGGGTTAATAGTTTAAATGATGGAGACGGTACACCAAATTCTATCGGAGACAGTACAAATACAGGTGCATATGAAGTAGGACCACAAGGACAGGTAAATGAACTTACAGATCTTTATGATACCGTGTTATCACAGGATAATGGATTAGGTACATTCTATTGGGAAGGTGCATGGATTCCAGTAAAAGCAGGATGGAAAAACTGGGAATATAATAAGCAGATCGCAGATCAGTATGGTACAGGATGGGCATCGAAAGGTGCACTTGGATATTTTCCAGATTCTAAAATGTATTACAAAGGAAAAGCAGCATGGGGTGGAACAAGCTGGGATAATCAGGCACTGTTTGATATTAACGGATATCCATTGCAGTCATTGAAGTTCTACAAAGATTCTGTATCCAAAGGAAAAGAACAGATCATAGCATTGAAGATCGTTGATAAAAATGGAAAAGAAGTATATCCTACCCAGTATATCAAAGTTGAAGTAGGAAAGACCCGCAAGATCACATTACCAAAATTCTCTGGATATTATCCAAGCAATAAGAATTACCAACTGACCGTAAAAGGTGTGAAAGAAGAAAATGCAACGCAAAGTGTTGTATATACAAGAACAGCAGCAGGACCTGCGATCAGTTATAATTACCGAGTGAAAGTTACAAAGAAAAATTATAAACTTTACAAGAATTTCAAATGGAAGAAATCCAAAACAAAAGTTTATAAAAAGACATATGTAGCAAAATATAGATATGACCATAAGAATGGAAATAAATATCTTGCTCTTTATACAAAAAGTGGTAAATTTGTTGGGTACATTAATAAGAAAGCGGTAAAACGATTAGGATCAGCAACACAGCCAGAGCAGGGAAAAGCATACACTTATGGAAAACGTGTAAAGATCAAGAGTAAAAAATATAAACTATATAAGAATTTCAAATGGAAGAAATCAAAAACAAAAGTTTATAAGAAAACATATGTAGCAAAATATAGATATAAACATGAGAATGGAAATAAATATCTTGCATTGTATACAAAATCAGGAAAATTTGTTGGATATATCAATACGAAGGCTGCAAAAGTTGTCAAATAA
- a CDS encoding HPr family phosphocarrier protein, whose product MDTNFIISLDSIADVNAFANTIAHFKSEIDLSSGRYIVNAKSIMGIFSLDLTRPLTLTVHGKDELEEISSAIAPYLKK is encoded by the coding sequence ATGGATACCAACTTTATTATTTCTCTTGATTCCATTGCAGACGTGAATGCATTTGCAAATACGATCGCACATTTTAAATCTGAGATTGATCTTTCTTCTGGAAGATATATCGTAAATGCAAAATCGATCATGGGAATTTTCAGCCTTGATCTGACAAGACCTTTGACTTTAACCGTACATGGTAAAGATGAACTTGAAGAAATCAGCTCTGCAATTGCACCATACTTGAAAAAATAA